TCGCACCGGCCGCGACGGCGGCGAGAAGCAGCGCGACCAGCGGCGCGTCGACGGAGCAGAGCGCCACGAGGGCGACCAGGCCGATCGGGTGCACGAGGCCGCACTGCACGAGCACCCGGCGCGGACCGCCGCGGTCGGCGGAACGCGCGCGCCCAGGGGCGGCCACCGCGAAGGCCAGCGCGTAGGCGGCCGAAACCGCACCGGCCACGGCGTACGAGCCGGTCGTGTCCTTGACCAGCAACAGGACCGCGAGCCCGGTCATGCCGAGGCTCAGCCGTCCGACGACGCTCGCGGTGAGGGCAGCGCTGGCGCCGGGCGGGCGCAGAACGGTGGCGTAGCGGGCGAGGGCACTCACCGGGGCGAGGGTAGGCCTGCCGTCACGGTGCGGGGCCGCGGCACCGCGACCGGGCGGGGCAGGACGAAGCGGCGGTCGAGCAGCGCGGTGAGCTCCGCGGCCGGCAACGGCGGGCTGAACAGGTAGCCCTGCGCGAAGGGGCAGCCGGCCTGGCACAGCGCCTGCAGCTGGGACTCCGTCTCGACGCCCTCGGCGACGACGTGCACGCCGAGCTCGAGCCCGAAGCGGACCAGTGCGACGGTGAGGGCCGGGTCGGTGTCGAGGTCCCAGGTGAAGGACCGGTCGATCTTGATGCCCTTGACGGGGAAGCGCTTGAGGTAAGACAGCGAGGAGAAGCCCGTGCCGAAGTCGTCCATCGTGACGTTGACGCCGAGCGCCGCGAGCGAGCGCAGCACGTCCTCGTGGCCTCGCCCCTCGACCGACAGCAGCGACTCGGTGACCTCGACGACGAGCGCGTCGAGCGGCAACCCCGCCTCGGCGCACAGCGCCTGCATCCGCAAGGGCAGCGCGGAGTCGTCGAGGTCGGCGACGGACACGTTGATG
The Mycobacteriales bacterium genome window above contains:
- a CDS encoding EAL domain-containing protein produces the protein MHRSPPRQLSAAALTAALDTGGLTVVYQPVVDLRSGYVVAAEALARLRLPDGGVLLPPSAFLPTAERHGLVGRLDAMVADIAIRQAALWWEATGERPFSIGINVSVADLDDSALPLRMQALCAEAGLPLDALVVEVTESLLSVEGRGHEDVLRSLAALGVNVTMDDFGTGFSSLSYLKRFPVKGIKIDRSFTWDLDTDPALTVALVRFGLELGVHVVAEGVETESQLQALCQAGCPFAQGYLFSPPLPAAELTALLDRRFVLPRPVAVPRPRTVTAGLPSPR